TCGATGCAGCACTACGCGTACGACTTCGGCGTCACCAAGGCACGCGCCGAGTTGCGTCTCACGGACGCGCAGCAGCAGGCTCGCGGCGTATTGAACGCCACGGTGGCGGTGGAACCGGCACCGGAGTCGGGCGAGGCCCGCAGCACGTTCGAAGCGGAATCCCCGGAAGATGTGGAGCTCTACCGGCGTGCCACGAAGGACAGCTTGACGGCCGACATGAAGTCCACCGAGCAGGTGTACGATGCCGAACGCGTTCGGGCAAAGCCGTTCTTCACGCTCATGACGCGGCAAGAGCAGGCGCCCAATCCGAACTCACGCATTACGCTCTCCAGTGAACGCGATGCGCTCGGTGTGCCGCGCGTGCGCTTCGACTGGCAGCTCACCGCACTCGACAAGCACAGCATGCGCACGCTGTACTCGAGCGTAGGCCGCGAGTTCGGGCGACTCGGCATCGGGCGCGTGCAGCTGCGCGACTGGCTGTTGAGCGACGACCTCACGTGGCCATCGCTCGTGAGCGGCGGCTGGCACGACACCGGCGCCACCCGTATGCATCAGGATCCGAAACAGGGCGTGGTCGATGCCGACTGCCGCGTGCATGGACTGGGCAACCTGTATCTGGCCGGCGCGGGGGTGTTTCCCACAGCGGGATCGGCCAACCCCACATTGACGCTGGTGGCGCTGGCGCTGCGGTTGGCGGATCGGCTGAAGGGGTAGGGGGTGGGTGACGCGCGGTGACGCGGGTTGACAGGGCATCCCTCGCGGTGGCGCGATGACGACCGTTCGTGCCGTTGACGGTATTATGGCGGCCACGACGCGATTGCCAGCGATCCTCTCCGCCATTACCGTAATACGTATTACCTAACTTACGTATTGCGGAGGAGTGCCATGCCCGTGTCCACGCTCACGTCCAAGTATCAGGCCACGATTCCCCGCGCCGTACGCGAGGCGCTGACCCTCACGGCCGGTGACCGCATCGAGTTCCTCATTGAGCGCGACGGGGTGCGTGTACGGCGCGCCCTGCCCGCCGACGCCGAGTTGCAGGAGCTCGAGGCCACGCTGGCTCCGGAATGGGATTCGGCACGCGACGATGCGGCCTATGCCGACCTATAGCCCCGGGGACGTGGTGGTCGTGCCCTTCCCTTTCTCCGACCGCGACGCGTCGAAGCGGCGCCCGGCACTGGTCTGTTCGGCGACCGCCTTCAACGACAGTTCGCACCATCTGGTGCTGGCCATGATCACCACCGCCGCGCACAAGAAGTGGCCAGGGGATGTACCCATTCGCGATCTCACGCCCACCGGACTGCCGGTCGCGTCCATCGTGCGCTGGAAGCTGTTCACCTTGGATACGTCACTGGTGCTCCGCCAAGCGGGCGCGCTCTCAGCGCGCGACCGCGCGACGTGCCGAAAGCGTCAGCCGATCGCGCTGTAAGACTGCGCACCGCCCCACGCCTCAGCACCCCACCACCATCCCGTCCTTGCGCGGATCACTCCCCGCCGCAAACCCCTTGGGCAGGCGCACGATCGCCTGTGCGCCGCCAAAGGCGACCGTGGGCTGCTCGATCAGCACGTGCCCCATCGCCACGAGCGGGTGGCGCACGCCATCGCCGATCGGCGGCTCGAGCGCCACGCGCTGACGGTCGTAGGGACGCAAGCGCGACGCATCGATGGCCGCCTGCACGTCCATGCCGAACAGGAATGGCGGATTGAGACGACGGCGCCGCTCGGCGAGTGTGGGTTCAAGGGGTCAGAGTCGTTGTTCCGACGGTACCAGTTCCGTGACCGCCTGTTTTGCTGCAACATTGTGGGACGAGACGGCGGACCCAACCGGCCCCGACCCGCCCCGACCCGCCCCGACCCGCCCCGACGCGACTGTCCTCTACCGAAGGAGTTGTATAACGATGTTGAGTCCTGCCTTGAGAATGCTTGTGGCGCTCAGCTTTGCGCTGCTGGCCGCTGCGGGTCATCCCCGAGCGGCGAGCGCGCAGTCGCAAGCCACCACTGGTGTCATCCGAGGGGTTGCAGCGCAGCCCGACGGCGCACCGATTGCCAACGCCGTCGTGACGCTGCGCAATCAGGAAACGAATCTTACCCGGACCCTCCGTACGTCCGATCGCGGATTGTTTGTCGCCACGCTGCTGCCACTCGGTCGCTACGAACTGACCGTACGCGCCGTTGGATTCGAATCGGTGTCACGTCGCGACATTGTCGTGCGGGTCGGTCAGGTGGTGGAGGCGTCGTTCGCGCTCGAGCGCCGCGCCACAGAACTGGCCTCCGTGAAGGTGACCGACAAGGCGGCAACCCCCGTGAACACCTCTCGCACCGAAGTGTCGTCCACGCTGTCGGAAGAGGCCGTGAAGAGTATTCCGAACAACGGTCGTAATTTCCTGTCGCTCACACTGCTCACGCCCAGTGTCGCCACCACGCAGGGGCCAGACGGCGACGTGCTCTCGATTGCCGGCCAGCGCGGCATCTTCAACAACGTCAGCGTGGATGGTGCCGACTTCAACAATCCGTTCTTCGGAGAGCAGCGCGGCGGACAGCGCCCACCGTTCACGTTCAATCTCGATGCGGTGCAGGAGCTCGTGGTCACCAGCCAGGGCGCCAACGCGGAGTTCGGGCGCTCGGCCGGCGGATTCGTGAACGTGGTGACCAAGAGTGGCACCAACACGTTCAAAGGCACCGTGCACTATTTCGGCAAGAACAGCGCACTGTCGGGCGATCTCAAGGGCAATGGCGTGACGCTCAATCCCGATTTTCGACAGCACCAGCTGGGATTCACGCTGGGAGGGCCGATCATTCGCGACAAGGCCTTCTTCTTCACCGCCTACGATCAGCAGTCGTTCACCGAAACGAAGCAGCAGAATCGTCCGCGCAGTTCCGCGTTCGACAGCCTGACCACTTTTCTGAGCACGGCGTTCGGCGGCGCGCTCAAGAATGACTTTGCGCCGATCGATCGCACCAACGACGCGCAGGTGTTCCTGGCCAAGATCGACGTGCGGCTGAACGACAGGAATCTCTTGTCGACCAAGTACAACTTCACCAACAGCCGTCAGGTGAACGGGACGTTCGACGTCGACACGTGGGGAGCGAGCGCCAACGCGATCGAACGCGGCTTCAGCAATGCCGTCAGCGGGTCGTTGGCGAGCCAGCTGACCAACACGCTGTCGAACGAACTGCGCTTTCAATTCTCGCGCGAGGACCGGCCGCGGGAATACGACGCGCCGAGGCTACCCGGTGGTCGCGACTTTCCCGATATCGCCATGGACTTCAGGAGTGCGTACCGCCTGGGCCGTCCGTTCTTCATTCCTGTGGAGTACTACGACACCCGCGTACAGTTGCTCGACAACGTGAGTGCCGTGCGCGGCAATCACCTCTTCAAGGCCGGCGCCGAGGTGAACTTCGTGAACTCGACACAAACGTTCGTGGGCTTCGCGAACGGTCGATTCATCTTCAACAGCGTCTCGGGATTCATCAATTACGCGCGGCAGGGCAATAGCTACGTGCAGTGCTCCAACGGCACGTCGAACAACAACGGCGCATGCCCGGCCGGCAGCACCATCAGCGGGCCGGTGTTGCTATATCTGCAGCAAGCGGGCGTGGGCGGACGCACCGTGGAACAATCGGGGACGCAGTCGCTCAAGCAAGTCGACATGGCCGTCTTCCTCCAGGACACATGGAAGCCGTCACCCAACCTCACCGTGAACTACGGGGTGCGGTGGGAAGGACAGAAGCAGCCGGAAGTGCTGACCGACCCGAGTCAGGTGTTCTTCGCGCCCTTCATCGGCAAGACGGTCACCAATTCGACCGGGAGCTACACCTTTCCCTCGGATGGCACCATTCCGTCTGACCTCACGATGTTCCAGCCGCGGTTCGGCGTGGCCTGGGATCGGGCTGGTGACGGGCGGGAAGTGCTGCGCTTCTCGGCCGGCGTGTACAACGCACGCGTGGCAGCGCTCAACTTCGCGTCGGTCCGCAACAACAACGGCTCCATCGGTCAGACGATATTCCGTAACAGCGAACTCACGGGCATCCTTGGCCGTCCGCCGCGCATCGACGAGCTGTTGCCAGCACCGGCGGCCAACAGCGTGCCGTTCCAGCCGGGCATCTTCGTGGTCGACAAGGACTACAAGAATCCTCGCACCTTCAGCACGTCGACCGCCTATGAGCGCGCGTTCGGTCCGCAGGGGCTCGTTGCCTCCGCGTCGTACACATTCGCCAAGTCGGATCGACTCACGCGATTCGTGAACCGCAACGATGCGGTATTCGGTCGGCCGTTTGCCACGGGCCTTCCGAACGGAAACGGCATCGGCGATCTCACCACGGTGGAGAGCAGCGCCCGCAGTGAATACCATGGCCTCACGGTCGGGCTGGCGCGTCGTACCGGCACGGCGCTGCAGTTCGATTTCAACTACACGCTCGCGTCGGACAAGTCAGACGACGACAACGAGCGCGACCCGTTCGTGTTCCGCTACGCCAACGCGAATCGGCTGGACCGGGAGTTCGGCTACAGCGATCGCGATCAACGTCGCCGGATCAACTTGTATACGATCTCGCGGTTACCCGGGGCGTTTCTGCTGAACAATCGGGTGAGCTATGCGTCGGCACAGCCCATCAGCGAGAAGTGTGAGAACAATCGGCCCAGCGGCAAGCGCGCGGCCTCCGCGAGCGACCGCGTCTGCGCGAACGGTACGATCCTGGACCGCAATACCTTGCGCCGTGGCAACGAGTTCGCCACGTGGGATCTCAAGTTGTCCCGTCCCGTCAAACTCAAGCGCGGACAAAGCATCGAGCCCACGCTCGAAGTGTTCAACGTGCTCGGCCGCAACAACTTCCGCGACCCCGCGTTCGGATCACTGCTGTTCAACTTCGACGGCACGATTCGCAGCGGGCTGGGTGATCCACGACAGATTCAAGCGGGACTGCGGTACGCGTTCTGATCGCCCGCTGGTCGAAGCGTAGCTCGGCGCGTAGTAGGGCGCGTTGCATGGCGCGGCCAGTTCGGCCGCGCCATACAACGCGCCGAGCATATCGGGGAAGGCGGTCATGATCGACCACCCTGGCGAATGAGATCGCGCATTTCTTCGCACCGCACCCGGGACCGACGTGATCGAGGGCGTGCATGATCACCTCGGTCACTTCCAAGATCCGGCTATGCGAAAGGAGTTGCTGAGCATTGCAAGCGCCAGTATTACTGGGTATGATTTGATATGTCTTCACGAACGCCATATGCTCGAATCGCCATCACGCTGCCCGAAGCGGACCTCGCGGCCGCCGATCGGCTGGCGAAGCAGCAAGATCGGTCTCGCAGCTGGATCGTGGCAGAGGCGGTGCGCCGGTATGCGGCTGAGGT
This genomic window from Gemmatimonas sp. contains:
- a CDS encoding AbrB/MazE/SpoVT family DNA-binding domain-containing protein codes for the protein MPVSTLTSKYQATIPRAVREALTLTAGDRIEFLIERDGVRVRRALPADAELQELEATLAPEWDSARDDAAYADL
- a CDS encoding type II toxin-antitoxin system PemK/MazF family toxin — translated: MPTYSPGDVVVVPFPFSDRDASKRRPALVCSATAFNDSSHHLVLAMITTAAHKKWPGDVPIRDLTPTGLPVASIVRWKLFTLDTSLVLRQAGALSARDRATCRKRQPIAL
- a CDS encoding carboxypeptidase regulatory-like domain-containing protein, with protein sequence MLVALSFALLAAAGHPRAASAQSQATTGVIRGVAAQPDGAPIANAVVTLRNQETNLTRTLRTSDRGLFVATLLPLGRYELTVRAVGFESVSRRDIVVRVGQVVEASFALERRATELASVKVTDKAATPVNTSRTEVSSTLSEEAVKSIPNNGRNFLSLTLLTPSVATTQGPDGDVLSIAGQRGIFNNVSVDGADFNNPFFGEQRGGQRPPFTFNLDAVQELVVTSQGANAEFGRSAGGFVNVVTKSGTNTFKGTVHYFGKNSALSGDLKGNGVTLNPDFRQHQLGFTLGGPIIRDKAFFFTAYDQQSFTETKQQNRPRSSAFDSLTTFLSTAFGGALKNDFAPIDRTNDAQVFLAKIDVRLNDRNLLSTKYNFTNSRQVNGTFDVDTWGASANAIERGFSNAVSGSLASQLTNTLSNELRFQFSREDRPREYDAPRLPGGRDFPDIAMDFRSAYRLGRPFFIPVEYYDTRVQLLDNVSAVRGNHLFKAGAEVNFVNSTQTFVGFANGRFIFNSVSGFINYARQGNSYVQCSNGTSNNNGACPAGSTISGPVLLYLQQAGVGGRTVEQSGTQSLKQVDMAVFLQDTWKPSPNLTVNYGVRWEGQKQPEVLTDPSQVFFAPFIGKTVTNSTGSYTFPSDGTIPSDLTMFQPRFGVAWDRAGDGREVLRFSAGVYNARVAALNFASVRNNNGSIGQTIFRNSELTGILGRPPRIDELLPAPAANSVPFQPGIFVVDKDYKNPRTFSTSTAYERAFGPQGLVASASYTFAKSDRLTRFVNRNDAVFGRPFATGLPNGNGIGDLTTVESSARSEYHGLTVGLARRTGTALQFDFNYTLASDKSDDDNERDPFVFRYANANRLDREFGYSDRDQRRRINLYTISRLPGAFLLNNRVSYASAQPISEKCENNRPSGKRAASASDRVCANGTILDRNTLRRGNEFATWDLKLSRPVKLKRGQSIEPTLEVFNVLGRNNFRDPAFGSLLFNFDGTIRSGLGDPRQIQAGLRYAF